In Nitrososphaerales archaeon, one genomic interval encodes:
- a CDS encoding TIGR04190 family B12-binding domain/radical SAM domain protein, translated as MRRKDLILIHPPSIFDFRKKPILWGPISDTVPSTPIFEMYPIGFMTIANYLHRNHYSVEIVNLAVRMMKDAKFDVVKYLSSLKAKVFGIDFHWLPHVQGSLKVAHLLKKLHPDVPIVMGGLSATYYAQEILENFPQIDFIVKGDSGEEPLLCLLREIERGKEEFSSVPNLSWRDREGRIHHNPITYVPDSLDHLNVDKWFLASFILKGRFNANHAPYYLWDKAPIGAILTCKGCIFNCVTCGGSCYTYSEFYSRRKIAFRSPKNLVEDLSLIDTFIRIPVYILGDIRQAGNRYVEEFLSRLRDERIDLPIIFELFTPAPKDFINSIARSVPDFGFSLSPESADPEVRRAQGRYYTNDAIERTIVNSLEAGASRFDLFFMLGLGKESEQSVQTTFDYCLKLTKSFYKKNFYTFLSTLTPSLDPGSQAFEYPSIHGFRLRYKTLLEHYHAYSMPSWAYFINYSTQNFSSNDIVELTYRVAYFTAELRRIHTNNKEEVDLIKSRIDASRLILRKIDEIMQIKDDVKREEELQRLTNIVQSDGGSRIVHTLEELLREF; from the coding sequence TTGAGAAGAAAAGATCTAATACTTATACATCCACCGAGTATATTCGACTTTAGAAAAAAACCTATCCTTTGGGGTCCGATCAGTGATACCGTCCCTTCGACACCGATCTTCGAAATGTACCCCATAGGTTTTATGACGATAGCTAACTATCTACACCGAAACCATTACAGTGTAGAGATAGTCAACCTCGCGGTCCGGATGATGAAGGATGCTAAATTCGATGTTGTGAAGTACCTATCTTCACTGAAGGCTAAAGTCTTTGGGATAGACTTCCATTGGCTCCCTCACGTTCAAGGCAGCCTTAAAGTCGCACATCTGCTGAAGAAATTGCATCCAGACGTACCCATCGTTATGGGAGGATTATCCGCTACGTATTACGCTCAAGAAATCTTAGAGAACTTCCCTCAAATAGACTTTATAGTGAAGGGCGATTCGGGTGAAGAGCCTCTACTGTGCCTATTAAGAGAGATCGAAAGGGGTAAAGAAGAATTCTCATCCGTCCCAAATCTCAGTTGGCGAGATCGTGAAGGAAGAATTCACCATAACCCCATTACTTACGTTCCAGATAGCCTAGACCATTTAAATGTTGATAAATGGTTCCTTGCATCCTTCATCCTTAAAGGGAGGTTCAATGCGAATCATGCACCCTACTACTTGTGGGATAAAGCACCTATAGGTGCGATTCTAACTTGTAAGGGATGCATCTTTAACTGTGTTACCTGTGGTGGTTCTTGCTATACATATAGCGAATTTTACAGTCGAAGGAAGATCGCCTTTCGCAGCCCAAAGAATCTAGTGGAAGATCTATCGCTCATCGACACATTTATACGCATACCTGTATACATACTTGGAGATATAAGACAAGCTGGTAATAGATACGTTGAGGAATTTCTAAGTAGATTGAGGGATGAAAGGATCGACCTTCCGATCATCTTCGAACTCTTTACACCCGCTCCAAAGGACTTTATCAATAGTATAGCGAGAAGTGTTCCAGATTTCGGCTTTTCACTATCCCCTGAATCGGCCGATCCAGAGGTTAGAAGGGCTCAAGGAAGATATTATACAAATGATGCGATAGAACGTACCATCGTAAATAGCTTAGAAGCTGGCGCTTCACGATTCGACCTCTTCTTTATGCTGGGTTTGGGGAAAGAGAGTGAGCAGAGCGTACAGACGACCTTCGATTACTGCCTTAAGCTGACCAAGAGTTTTTACAAGAAGAACTTTTACACCTTCTTATCTACCCTTACACCATCCCTCGACCCTGGCTCTCAGGCCTTCGAATATCCGAGCATTCACGGATTTCGATTAAGGTATAAAACACTCTTAGAACACTACCATGCCTACTCTATGCCGAGTTGGGCTTACTTCATAAATTACTCCACACAGAACTTCTCCTCTAACGATATCGTCGAATTGACCTATAGAGTAGCGTACTTTACAGCGGAGCTTCGAAGAATTCATACGAATAATAAAGAAGAGGTAGATTTGATCAAGAGTAGAATCGATGCTTCAAGGTTGATTTTAAGGAAGATCGATGAAATAATGCAGATAAAGGATGATGTAAAGCGTGAGGAAGAGTTGCAACGACTTACCAATATCGTTCAATCGGACGGAGGGAGTAGAATCGTTCATACACTCGAGGAACTTTTAAGAGAATTCTGA